A region from the Canis lupus dingo isolate Sandy chromosome X, ASM325472v2, whole genome shotgun sequence genome encodes:
- the MED12 gene encoding mediator of RNA polymerase II transcription subunit 12 isoform X3, protein MAAFGILSYEHRPLKRPRLGPPDVYPQDPKQKEDELTALNVKQGFNNQPAVSGDEHGSAKNVNFNPAKISSNFSSIIAEKLRCNTLPDTGRRKPQVNQKDNFWLVTARSQSAINTWFTDLAGTKPLTQLAKKVPIFSKKEEVFGYLAKYTVPVMRAAWLIKMTCAYYAAITETKVKKRHVIDPFMEWTQIITKYLWEQLQKMAEYYRPGPTGSGGCGSTIGPLPHDIEVAIRQWDYNEKLAMFMFQDGMLDRHEFLTWVLECFEKIRPGEDELLKLLLPLLLRYSGEFVQSAYLSRRLAYFCTRRLALQLDGMSTHSSHVISAQSTSTLPTTPAPQPPTSSTPSTPFSDLLMCPQHRPLVFGLSCILQTILLCCPSALVWHYSLTDSRIKTGSPLDHLPIAPSNLPMPEGNSAFTQQVRAKLREIEQQIKERGQAVEVRWSFDKCQEATAGFTIGRVLHTLEVLDSHSFERSDFSNSLDSLCNRIFGLGPSKDGHEISSDDDAVVSLLCEWAVSCKRSGRHRAMVVAKLLEKRQAEIEAERCGESEAADEKGSIASGSLSAPSAPIFQDVLLQFLDTQAPMLTDPRSESERVEFFNLVLLFCELIRHDVFSHNMYTCTLISRGDLAFGAPGPRPPSPFDDPADDSERKETEGSSSSKLEDPGLSESMDIDPSSSVLFEDMEKPDFSLFSPTMPCEGKGSPSPEKPDVEKEVKPPPKEKIEGTLGVLYDQPRHVQYATHFPIPQEESCSHECNQRLVVLFGVGKQRDDARHAIKKITKDILKVLNRKGTAETDQLAPIVPLNPGDLTFLGGEDGQKRRRNRPEAFPTAEDIFAKFQHLSHYDQHQVTAQVSRNVLEQITSFALGMSYHLPLVQHVQFIFDLMEYSLSISGLIDFAIQLLNELSVVEAELLLKSSDLVGSYTTSLCLCIVAVLRHYHACLILNQDQMAQVFEGLCGVVKHGMNRSDGSSAERCILAYLYDLYTSCSHLKSKFGELFSDFCSKVKNTIYCNVEPSESNMRWAPEFMIDTLENPAAHTFTYTGLGKSLSENPANRYSFVCNALMHVCVGHHDPDRVNDIAILCAELTGYCKSLSAEWLGVLKALCCSSNNGTCGFNDLLCNVDVSDLSFHDSLATFVAILIARQCLLLEDLIRCAAIPSLLNAACSEQDSEPGARLTCRILLHLFKTPQLNPCQSDGNKPTVGIRSSCDRHLLAASQNRIVDGAVFAVLKAVFVLGDAELKGSGFTVTGGTEELPEEEGGGGSGGRRQGGRNISVETASLDVYAKYVLRSICQQEWVGERCLKSLCEDSNDLQDPVLSSAQAQRLMQLICYPHRLLDNEDGENPQRQRIKRILQNLDQWTMRQSSLELQLMIKQTPNNEMNSLLENIAKATIEVFQQSAETGSSSGSTTSNMPSSSKTKPVLSSLERSGVWLVAPLIAKLPTSVQGHVLKAAGEELEKGQHLGSSSRKERDRQKQKSMSLLSQQPFLSLVLTCLKGQDEQREGLLTSLYSQVHQIVNNWRDDQYLDDCKPKQLMHEALKLRLNLVGGMFDTVQRSTQQTTEWAVLLLEIIISGTVDMQSNNELFTTVLDMLSVLINGTLAADMSSISQGSMEENKRAYMNLVKKLRKELGERQSDSLEKVRQLLPLPKQTRDVITCEPQGSLIDTKGNKIAGFDSIFKKEGLQVSTKQKISPWDLFEGLKPSAPLSWGWFGTVRVDRRVARGEEQQRLLLYHTHLRPRPRAYYLEPLPLPPEDEEPPAPTLLEPEKKAPEPPKTDKPGAAPPSTEERKKKSTKGKKRSQPAPKTEDYGMGPGRSGPYGVTVPPDLLHHANPSSISHLSYRQGSIGLYTQNQPLPAGGPRVDPYRPVRLPMQKLPTRPPYTGVLPTTMTGVMGIEPSYKTSVYRQQQPTVPQGQRLRQQLQAKIQSQGMLGQSTVHQMTPSSSYGLQTSQGYTPYVSHVGLQQHTGPAGTMVPPSYSSQPYQSTHPSTNPTLVDPTRHLQQRPSGYVHQQAPTYGHGLTSTQRFSHQTLQQAPMIGTMTPLGAQGVQAGVRSASILPEQQQQQQQQQQQQQQQQQQQQQQQQQQQQQQQQQYHIRQQQQQQILRQQQQQQQQQQQQQQQQQAHQQQQQAAPPQPQPQSQPQFQRQGLQQTQQQQQTAALVRQLQQQLSNTQPQPSTNIFGRY, encoded by the exons ATGGCGGCCTTCGGGATCTTGAGCTACGAACACCGGCCACTGAAGCGGCCGCGGCTGGGCCCTCCCGATGTGTACCCGCAAGATCCCAAACAGAAGGAG GATGAACTGACAGCCTTGAATGTAAAACAAGGTTTCAATAACCAGCCTGCTGTCTCTGGGGATGAACATGGCAGTGCCAAGAACGTCAACTTCAATCCTGCCAAG aTCAGTTCCAACTTCAGCAGCATTATTGCAGAGAAGTTACGTTGTAACACTCTCCCTGACACTGGTCGCAGGAAGCCCCAAGTGAACCAGAAGGACAACTTCTGGCTGGTGACTGCACGATCCCAGAGTGCCATTAACACCTGGTTCACTGACCTGGCTGGCACCAAGCCACTCACACAACTAGCCAAAAAG GTCCCCATTTTCAGTAAGAAGGAAGAAGTCTTTGGGTACTTAGCCAAATACACAGTGCCTGTGATGCGGGCCGCCTGGCTCATCAAGATGACCTGTGCCTACTATGCAGCAATTACTGAGACCAAGGTTAAGAAGAGACATGTCATTGACCCCTTCATGG AATGGACTCAGATCATCACCAAGTACTTATGGGAGCAGCTGCAAAAGATGGCTGAATATTACCGTCCAGGGCCCACAGGCAGTGGGGGCTGTGGTTCCACTATAGGGCCCTTGCCCCATGACATAGAGGTGGCTATCCGGCAGTGGGACTACAATGAGAAGCTGGCAATGTTCATGTTTCAG GATGGAATGCTGGACAGACACGAGTTCCTGACCTGGGTACTTGAGTGTTTTGAGAAAATCCGTCCTGGAGAGGATGAATTGCTTAaactgctgctgcccctgctgctccgA TACTCGGGGGAATTCGTTCAGTCTGCATACCTCTCCCGCCGCCTTGCCTACTTCTGTACCCGGAGACTGGCCTTGCAACTGGACGGCATGAGCACTCACTCATCTCACGTTATATCCGCTCAGTCGACAAGCACACTGCCCACCACCCCTGCTCCTCAGCCCCCAACCAGCAGCACACCCTCTACACCCTTTAGTGACCTACTGATGTGCCCTCAGCACCGGCCCCTGGTTTTTGGCCTCAGCTGTATCCTTCAG ACCATCCTCCTGTGTTGTCCTAGTGCCCTAGTTTGGCACTACTCGCTGACCGACAGCCGCATTAAGACTGGCTCACCACTTGACCACCTGCCTATTGCCCCCTCCAACCTGCCCATGCCAGAGGGCAACAGTGCCTTTACTCAGCAG GTCCGTGCAAAGTTGCGTGAGATTGAGCAGCAGATCAAGGAGCGAGGACAGGCAGTTGAGGTTCGCTGGTCTTTTGATAAGTGCCAGGAAGCTACTGCAG GCTTCACCATTGGACGGGTGCTCCATACTTTGGAAGTGTTGGACAGCCATAGTTTTGAACGCTCTGACTTCAGTAATTCTCTCGACTCCCTTTGTAACCGAATCTTTGGATTGGGGCCTAGCAAGGATGGGCACGAG ATCTCCTCGGATGATGACGCCGTAGTATCATTACTGTGTGAATGGGCTGTCAGCTGCAAGCGTTCTGGTCGGCATCGTGCTATGGTGGTAGCCAAGCTGCTAGAGAAGAGACAGGCTGAGATTGAAGCTGAG CGTTGTGGAGAGTCAGAAGCCGCAGATGAGAAGGGTTCCATTGCCTCTGGATCCCTTTCTGCTCCTAGTGCTCCCATCTTCCAGGATGTCCTCCTGCAGTTTCTGGATACCCAGGCTCCCATGCTGA CGGACCCCCGAAGTGAGAGTGAGCGAGTGGAGTTCTTCAACTTAGTCCTGCTTTTCTGTGAACTGATTCGGCATGATGTTTTCTCACACAACATGTATACTTGCACCCTCATCTCACGGGGGGACTTGGCCTTTGGAGCCCCCGGTCCCCGGCCTCCATCCCCCTTTGATGACCCCGCTGATGACTCGGAGCGCAAGGAGACCGAGGGCAGCAGCAGTAGCAAGCTGGAG gacccagggctcTCAGAGTCCATGGACATTGACCCTAGTTCCAGTGTGCTTTTCGAGGACATGGAGAAACCTGATTTCTCA TTGTTCTCCCCTACTATGCCCTGTGAGGGGAAGGGCAGTCCATCCCCCGAGAAACCAGATGTTGAGAAGGAGGTGAAGCCCCCACCCAAGGAGAAGATAGAAGGGACCCTTGGGGTTCTTTATGACCAGCCACGACATGTGCAGTATGCCACCCACTTTCCCATCCCCCAG GAGGAGTCATGCAGCCATGAGTGCAACCAGCGGTTGGTCGTACTGTTTGGGGTGGGAAAGCAGCGAGATGATGCCCGCCATGCCATCAAGAAAATTACCAAGGATATCCTGAAGGTTCTGAACCGCAAAGGGACAGCAGAAACTG ACCAGCTTGCTCCTATTGTGCCTCTGAATCCTGGAGACCTGACATTCTTAG GTGGGGAGGACGGGCAGAAGCGGCGGCGCAACCGGCCTGAAGCCTTCCCCACTGCCGAAGACATCTTTGCTAAGTTCCAGCACCTTTCACATTATGACCAGCACCAGGTCACGGCTCAG GTCTCCCGGAATGTTCTGGAGCAGATCACGAGCTTTGCCCTTGGCATGTCATATCACTTGCCTCTGGTGCAGCATGTGCAGTTCATCTTTGACCTCATGGAATATTCGCTCAGCATCAGTGGCCTCATCGACTTTGCCATCCAG CTACTAAACGAACTGAGCGTGGTTGAGGCCGAGTTGCTCCTCAAGTCCTCGGATCTGGTGGGCAGCTACACCACCAGCCTGTGTCTGTGCATCGTGGCTGTCCTGCGGCACTACCATGCCTGCCTCATCCTCAACCAGGACCAGATGGCACAGGTCTTTGAGGG GCTGTGTGGCGTAGTGAAGCATGGGATGAACCGATCAGATGGCTCCTCTGCAGAACGCTGTATCCTTGCTTATCTCTATGATCTGTACACCTCCTGTAGCCATTTAAAGAGCAAATTTGGGGAGCTCTTCAG CGACTTTTGCTCCAAGGTGAAAAACACTATCTACTGCAACGTGGAGCCCTCAGAATCCAACATGCGCTGGGCACCCGAGTTCATGATCGACACTCTGGAGAACCCTGCAGCTCACACCTTTACCTACACGGGGCTAGGCAAGAGTCTTAGTGAGAACCCCGCTAACCGCTACAGCTTTGTCTGCAATGCCCTTATGCACGTCTGTGTGGGGCACCATGATCCCGATAG GGTGAATGACATCGCAATCCTGTGTGCAGAGCTGACTGGCTATTGCAAGTCACTGAGTGCCGAGTGGCTAGGAGTACTCAAGGCTTTATGCTGCTCCTCTAACAATGGCACTTGTGGTTTCAACGACCTCCTCTGCAATGTAGAT GTCAGTGACCTGTCTTTTCATGACTCTCTGGCTACTTTTGTTGCCATCCTCATCGCTCGGCAATGTCTGCTCCTTGAGGATCTGATTCGCTGTGCTGCCATCCCTTCACTCCTTAATGCCG cctgCAGTGAGCAGGACTCTGAGCCAGGGGCCCGGCTGACCTGCCGCATCCTCCTCCACCTTTTCAAGACGCCTCAACTCAATCCTTGCCAGTCAGATGGAA ACAAGCCTACAGTAGGAATCCGTTCCTCCTGTGACCGCCACCTGCTGGCTGCCTCCCAGAACCGCATCGTGGATGGAGCTGTGTTTGCTGTTCTCAAGGCAGTATTTGTACTTG GGGATGCGGAACTGAAGGGTTCAGGCTTCACTGTGACAGGAGGAACAGAAGAACttccagaggaggagggaggaggtggcagTGGCGGTCGGAGGCAGGGTGGCCGCAACATCTCTGTGGAGACAGCCAGTCTGGATGTCTATGCCAAGTACGTGCTGCGCAGCATCTGCCAACAG GAATGGGTAGGAGAGCGTTGCCTTAAATCATTGTGTGAGGATAGCAATGACCTGCAAGACCCAGTGTTGAGTAGTGCCCAGGCCCAGCGCCTCATGCAGCTCATCTGCTACCCACATCGGTTGCTGGACAACGAGGACGGGGAAAACCCCCAGCGGCAGCGCATTAAGCGTATTCTGCAG AACTTGGACCAGTGGACCATGCGCCAGTCTTCCTTGGAGCTGCAGCTCATGATCAAGCAGACCCCTAACAAT GAGATGAACTCCCTCTTAGAGAACATCGCCAAGGCCACAATCGAGGTTTTCCAACAGTCAGCAGAGACAGGGTCATCTTCTGGAAGCACCACAAGCAACATGCCCAGCAGCAGCAAAACAAAGCCAGTGCTCAG CTCTCTGGAGCGCTCTGGTGTGTGGCTGGTCGCTCCCCTCATCGCTAAGCTGCCCACCTCAGTCCAGGGGCATGTGTTAAAGGCAGCCGGAGAGGAGTTGGAGAAAGGCCAGCACCTGGGTTCCTCTTCCCGCAAAGAACGTGACCGACAAAAGCAGAAGAG CATGTCCCTGTTGAGCCAGCAGCCATTCTTATCTTTGGTGCTGACATGTCTGAAAGGGCAGGATGAGCAGCGTGAGGGCCTTCTCACCTCCCTCTATAGCCAGGTGCACCAG ATTGTGAATAATTGGCGGGATGACCAGTACTTAGATGACTGCAAACCAAAGCAGCTAATGCACGAGGCTCTCAAGCTGCGGCTCAATCTG GTGGGGGGTATGTTTGACACGGTGCAGCGCAGTACCCAGCAGACTACGGAGTGGGCTGTGCTCCTCCTGGAGATCATCATCAGCGGCACTGTCGACATGCAGTCCAACAA CGAGCTCTTCACCACGGTGCTGGACATGCTGAGCGTGCTCATCAACGGGACTCTGGCCGCGGACATGTCTAGCATCTCTCAAGGCAGCATGGAGGAGAACAAACGTGCCTACATGAACCTGGTCAAGAAGCTGCGG AAAGAGCTGGGGGAGCGCCAGTCAGACAGTCTGGAAAAAGTTCGCCAGCTGCTGCCACTGCCCAAGCAGACCCGAGACGTCATCACGTGTGAGCCACAGGGCTCCCTCATTGATACCAAGGGCAACAAGATTGCCGGCTTCGATTCCATCTTCAAGAAGGAG GGTCTACAGGTTTCCACCAAACAAAAGATCTCTCCCTGGGATCTTTTTGAGGGCTTGAAGCCATCAGCACCACTCTCTTGGGGATGGTTTGGAACGGTTCGAGTCGACCGGCGAGTGGCCCGAGGAGAGGAACAGCAGCGGTTGCTGCTCTACCACACACACCTGAGGCCCCGGCCCCGTGCCTATTACCTGGAGCCACTTCCACTGCCACCAGAAGATGAGGAgccccctgctcccaccctgcTAGAGCCTGAGAAAAAGGCTCCAGAGCCCCCCAAAACTGACAAACCTGGGGCTGCCCCACCCAGTACAGAGGAACGCAAGAAGAAGTCCACCAAGGGCAAGAAACGCAGCCAGCCAGCCCCCAAGACAGAG GATTATGGAATGGGCCCAGGGAGGAGTGGCCCCTATGGCGTGACGGTGCCTCCGGACCTCCTACACCATGCTAACCCCAGTTCCATATCCCATCTCAGCTACAGGCAGGGCTCCATAGGCCTGTACACCCAGAATCAGCCACTACCTGCAG GTGGCCCTCGCGTGGACCCATACCGCCCTGTGCGGTTGCCAATGCAGAAGCTGCCGACCCGACCACCTTACACTGGAGTGCTGCCCACAACCATGACTGGAGTCATGGGGATAGAACCCTCCTACAAGACCTCTGTATACCGACAGCAGCAGCCCACCGTGCCCCAAGGACAGCGCCTTCGCCAACAGCTCCAGGCAAAGATA caGAGTCAGGGGATGTTGGGACAGTCAACTGTCCATCAGATGACTCCCAGCTCTTCCTACGGTTTGCAGACCTCCCAG gGCTATACTCCTTATGTTTCTCATGTGGGATTGCAGCAACACACAGGCCCTGCAGGTACCATGGTGCCCCCCAGCTACTCCAGCCAGCCTTATCAGAGCACCCACCCTTCTACCAATCCTACTCTTGTAGATCCTACTCGCCACCTGCAACAGCGGCCCAGTGGCTATGTGCACCAGCAGGCCCCAACCTACGGACATGGGTTGACCTCCACCCAAAG GTTTTCACACCAGACCCTGCAGCAGGCACCCATGATAGGTACCATGACTCCTCTGGGTGCGCAGGGCGTCCAGGCCGGCGTGCGATCGGCGTCCATCCTgcctgagcagcagcagcagcagcaacagcagcaacagcagcagcagcagcagcaacagcagcaacagcagcagcagcagcagcagcagcagcagcaacaacagcagtATCACATCcgacagcagcaacagcagcagatTTTGCGG cagcagcagcagcaacagcagcagcagcagcagcagcaacaacaacagcaggcacaccagcagcagcagcaggcagctcctccccagccccagccccagtcccagccccag TTCCAGCGCCAGGGGCTTCAGCAGACACAGCAACAGCAACAGACAGCAGCTTTGGTCCGGCAGCTCCAACAACAGCTTTCTA ATACCCAGCCACAGCCCAGTACCAACATATTTGGACGCTACTGA